In a genomic window of Methanogenium sp. S4BF:
- the dps gene encoding DNA protection during starvation protein has translation MATVTRKMVEDAGVDVDHLVDLLVKNAAAELTTFYYYTILRVNLVGLDGENLKEIAETARIEDRNHFEALVPRIYELGGKLPDDMVAFHNISGCPPAPLPADPADVMAILKVLLQAEQCAVRQYTHICNLTAGKDHRTYDLALSILHEEIEHESWFSEFLGEGPSGHFLRRGETSPFVSKFLR, from the coding sequence ATGGCAACAGTTACACGAAAAATGGTTGAAGATGCCGGTGTCGATGTCGATCACCTTGTTGATCTGCTGGTGAAAAATGCGGCAGCAGAGCTGACAACCTTCTATTACTATACGATTCTCCGGGTCAACCTTGTTGGTCTTGACGGGGAGAATCTCAAAGAGATTGCTGAAACCGCACGTATCGAGGACCGGAACCATTTCGAGGCACTGGTTCCCCGGATTTACGAACTGGGAGGAAAACTTCCGGATGACATGGTAGCGTTCCACAACATCTCCGGCTGCCCGCCGGCGCCTCTTCCGGCGGACCCGGCCGATGTGATGGCAATCCTGAAAGTGCTCCTGCAGGCAGAGCAGTGTGCGGTGCGGCAGTATACCCACATCTGCAACCTGACCGCAGGAAAGGATCACCGGACCTATGACCTTGCACTCTCTATTCTGCATGAAGAGATTGAACACGAGTCATGGTTCTCAGAGTTCCTCGGTGAGGGGCCGTCCGGGCATTTCCTCAGGCGGGGGGAGACATCACCGTTTGTTTCAAAGTTCCTGCG